From one Methanomassiliicoccales archaeon genomic stretch:
- a CDS encoding DNA-directed RNA polymerase subunit A', whose translation MRGVSKRIGGIKFACLSPEEVRKMSSTKVITADTYDDDGFPIDMGLMDPHMGVIEPGLRCKTCGHKVDECPGHFGHIDLAMPVIHVGFMKEIKKLLQSTCRVCGRLLLSEDQVKEYQEAMDMVEDLGGDTIEIRLLSKETAKDASSKPICPHCGAEQLKITLDKPTTFREDGHKLTPKEVRERLERIPDMDLPPLGIDPASCRPEWMVLTALPVPPVTVRPSITLESGDRSEDDLTHKLVDVLRINQRLRENRDAGAPQLIVEDLWELLQYHVTTYFDNQTSGIPPARHRSGRPLKTLVQRLKGKEGRFRSNLSGKRVNFSARTVISPDPILSINEVGVPYRAARELTVPVFVTPTNMEILRGMVLNGPEPGGEKYLPGVNYIIRPDGRRIRVTDRNAETAAEGLEPGYIVERHLMDGDVVLFNRQPSLHRMSMMAHTVRVMPWKTFRLNLCVCPPYNADFDGDEMNLHVLQSDEARAEAQILMKVQEHILSPRFGGPVIGAIHDHITGAFILTHKDSKFTKSETLFILSRARHRPLPHPGIVQDGVEYWTGKQLISLVLPEDLKMNFKSSICRKCTECMKEKCDLDSYVRIRDGELMCGTIDENAIGSFKGRILDKVARDYGSDAARALLDNITKLAIGAIMIRGFTTGISDEDIPGEARRQIEDVLEEASNRVDDLVAAYREGILEQLPGRSLEETLEVEVMKVLGQARDEAGNIAGRHLGLENSAVVMARSGARGSMLNLSQMAGCIGQQAVRGERLARGYWNRTLPHFRKGDLGAEAKGFVRNSYKSGLSPTEFFFHSMGGREGLVDTAVRTSRSGYMQRRLINALEDLKLKQDGTVRNTADMVVQFEYGEDGIDPSRSVQGKPIDVDDLLLDVLGDEAEILAKLEEKKIGGYALVEKDLMELGDEDAFDEPDFSGGED comes from the coding sequence ATGAGAGGCGTATCGAAGAGGATCGGAGGGATCAAGTTTGCCTGCCTCTCTCCCGAGGAAGTCAGGAAGATGTCCTCCACAAAGGTGATCACCGCTGACACCTACGATGATGATGGATTCCCCATAGACATGGGACTGATGGATCCGCATATGGGCGTTATCGAGCCCGGTCTTCGCTGCAAGACCTGCGGACACAAGGTGGACGAGTGTCCAGGGCACTTCGGTCATATCGATCTTGCCATGCCCGTCATCCATGTGGGCTTCATGAAGGAGATCAAGAAGCTCCTGCAGTCAACTTGCCGGGTTTGCGGAAGACTGCTCCTCTCTGAGGATCAGGTGAAGGAGTACCAGGAGGCCATGGATATGGTCGAGGATCTGGGCGGGGATACCATAGAGATCCGCCTGCTCTCAAAGGAGACCGCAAAGGATGCCTCGTCCAAGCCCATTTGCCCCCACTGCGGCGCCGAGCAGCTCAAGATAACACTGGACAAACCAACCACCTTCCGTGAGGACGGGCACAAGCTCACGCCCAAGGAGGTGCGAGAGCGGCTGGAGCGCATTCCAGACATGGACCTGCCCCCGCTGGGCATTGACCCAGCATCCTGCAGGCCGGAATGGATGGTGCTTACCGCCCTTCCCGTACCGCCAGTCACAGTCAGGCCTTCCATCACCTTGGAATCCGGAGACAGGTCAGAGGATGACCTGACCCACAAGCTCGTGGACGTTCTCAGAATAAACCAGAGGCTGAGGGAGAACAGGGACGCCGGCGCTCCCCAGCTGATCGTCGAGGATCTCTGGGAGCTGCTTCAGTATCATGTTACAACTTACTTCGACAATCAGACCTCGGGCATACCGCCCGCCAGGCACAGGTCGGGCAGACCGCTGAAGACGCTGGTGCAGAGGCTCAAGGGTAAGGAAGGCCGCTTCCGTTCCAACCTCTCAGGTAAGAGGGTGAACTTCTCCGCCAGGACGGTCATATCGCCTGATCCCATACTCTCGATCAACGAGGTAGGCGTTCCCTACAGAGCGGCCAGGGAACTGACCGTTCCGGTCTTTGTGACTCCCACGAACATGGAGATCCTGAGAGGCATGGTGCTCAATGGTCCTGAGCCAGGCGGTGAGAAGTATCTTCCTGGAGTGAATTACATCATTCGACCCGATGGCCGGAGGATAAGGGTCACGGACCGCAACGCGGAGACCGCGGCCGAGGGCTTGGAACCGGGATACATCGTTGAGAGGCATCTCATGGACGGCGATGTGGTCCTTTTCAACAGGCAACCCTCGCTGCACAGGATGTCCATGATGGCCCATACCGTGCGCGTCATGCCATGGAAGACTTTCCGCCTGAATCTATGTGTCTGTCCCCCTTACAACGCGGACTTCGACGGAGACGAGATGAACCTTCATGTACTACAGAGCGACGAGGCCAGAGCCGAGGCCCAGATCCTCATGAAGGTGCAGGAGCACATCCTGTCGCCTAGGTTCGGGGGGCCGGTCATAGGGGCCATACACGATCACATCACGGGCGCATTCATACTCACACATAAGGACTCCAAGTTCACCAAGAGCGAGACACTCTTCATACTATCAAGGGCAAGGCACAGACCACTACCCCATCCAGGGATCGTGCAGGACGGCGTTGAATATTGGACTGGAAAGCAGCTGATCTCTCTGGTTCTGCCAGAGGATCTCAAGATGAACTTCAAGTCCTCCATCTGCCGCAAGTGCACGGAGTGCATGAAGGAGAAGTGTGATCTTGACTCATACGTTCGCATCCGCGACGGAGAGCTCATGTGCGGGACAATTGATGAGAACGCCATCGGATCGTTCAAGGGGCGCATACTGGACAAGGTGGCCCGTGACTACGGGTCCGATGCCGCCAGGGCGCTTCTGGATAACATCACCAAGCTGGCGATCGGGGCCATCATGATACGCGGTTTCACCACCGGAATAAGCGATGAGGATATCCCCGGAGAGGCGAGAAGGCAGATAGAGGATGTCCTTGAGGAGGCTTCGAACAGGGTCGATGACCTGGTGGCTGCCTACCGCGAGGGTATACTCGAGCAACTTCCCGGCCGCTCGCTAGAGGAGACGCTAGAGGTGGAGGTCATGAAGGTGCTGGGTCAGGCCAGGGACGAAGCGGGCAACATCGCAGGTCGTCACCTCGGTCTTGAGAACAGCGCGGTTGTCATGGCCAGGTCGGGTGCCAGGGGGTCCATGCTGAACCTCTCTCAGATGGCAGGTTGCATAGGGCAACAGGCGGTTCGTGGTGAGCGTTTGGCTCGTGGCTATTGGAACCGAACACTACCTCACTTCAGAAAGGGTGACCTGGGAGCAGAGGCAAAGGGCTTCGTTCGCAACTCGTACAAGAGTGGCCTCTCACCCACTGAGTTCTTCTTCCACTCCATGGGAGGAAGGGAAGGACTGGTAGACACCGCCGTTAGAACATCAAGATCAGGATACATGCAGAGGCGTCTGATCAACGCCCTTGAGGATCTCAAATTGAAGCAGGACGGCACTGTGAGGAACACCGCTGATATGGTCGTCCAGTTCGAATACGGAGAGGATGGGATCGACCCAAGCCGGAGCGTTCAAGGCAAGCCAATAGATGTCGATGATCTCCTTCTCGACGTGCTCGGGGATGAGGCTGAGATATTGGCCAAGCTCGAGGAGAAAAAGATTGGCGGCTACGCATTGGTTGAAAAGGACCTTATGGAATTGGGGGACGAGGACGCGTTTGATGAACCTGATTTCAGTGGAGGTGAGGACTGA
- a CDS encoding DNA-directed RNA polymerase subunit B — translation MRDLVELYFKERSIVNHHIASFNDFLSTLDNPNSRMQKIVDNLRVSAEDIDRGIIRLDPDRTDGRIIEIRVGRRRDEKAGLIDPQSRPTVNIDLPVVREANGYTHKLTPMEARLRNLNYLAPIYVDFTVIEDGIEKEPERVHVGDLPIMCRSKKCNLYKESLEDERELTHEEYEWKLIEEGEDPSDPGGYFIIGGTERVLISLEDLAPNRVMVEFNERYGTRLEVAKVFSQREGYRALTLVEKKKDGMLMVTVPAASGQIPLVALMKALGMDSDEEIYQAIVSVPEMANIVYANIEECQDSKMFPPNGIFTTDDALLYLERKFATGQAKEYRVKKVESIIDRSLLPHLGDTQEDRLKKAIFLGRIARSVLELSLGLRKEDDKDHYANKRLKLSGDLMEDLFRVAYTNLMKDLKYQLERNYARKKDLRIASAIRPDLLTHRLLHALATGNWVGGRAGVSQLLDRTSNMSTISHLRRITSSLTRSQPHFEARDLHPTQWGRLCPNETPEGQNCGLVKNAALIIDVSEGFREEDVHWLLRDLGVKEVKGQQQTGTRVYVNGDLVGVHDKSKELVHEIRQRRRCGLLSHEINVRHDEEMDEIIINCDEGRLRRPLLVIANGRTVLTRKHLEDIQDGRARWSDLLRDGVLEWLDAEEEEDCYIAVEPFHVPNRCPNCATALSPSDVDWINPGGEEGSIVLQCLHCNGQITVPTLLGKEHTHMELDPMCILGACSGLVPYPEHNSSPRVTMGAGMAKQSLGLATSNYRRRPDTRGHLLHYPQKPMAQTNTMEFVHFNERPAGQNFVVAVLSYHGYNMEDALVLNKSSVQRGLGRSTFMRTYRAEERRYPGGQEDHFEIPSPDVRGARADMAYTSLSEDGLISPETAVSGGDVLIGKTSPPRFLEEDTDFLTPQKRRETSITVRPGESGWVDSVMLTESENGSRLVKVKVRDQRIPELGDKFASRHGQKGVIGLLAPQEDMPFTSQGVIPDLVINPHAIPSRMTVAHVLEMIGGKVGSMEARLVDGTPFSGEKEQALREALVRNGYKHSGKEVMYDGRTGRMIPADIFIGVIYYQKLHHMVSGKLHVRSRGPVQILTRQPTEGRSRQGGLRFGEMERDCLIGHGAAMVIKDRLLDESDGTMQYVCGNANCGHVAMMDRRGSLRCPVCSNNTNVHLVQTSYAFKLLLDELLSLGVAMRLQLEDLR, via the coding sequence TTGCGAGATCTCGTAGAACTGTATTTTAAAGAGCGGAGCATAGTGAATCACCATATCGCTAGCTTCAACGACTTCCTGTCCACGCTCGATAACCCGAATTCGAGAATGCAGAAGATCGTGGACAACCTCCGTGTATCTGCGGAGGACATCGACAGAGGAATAATCCGGCTAGACCCAGACCGCACCGATGGAAGGATCATCGAGATCCGCGTCGGTCGCAGGAGGGATGAGAAAGCAGGTTTGATCGATCCCCAGTCCCGCCCCACGGTGAATATCGACCTCCCAGTGGTCAGGGAGGCGAACGGATACACCCACAAGCTGACGCCCATGGAAGCGAGGCTGAGGAATCTCAACTACCTGGCCCCTATCTATGTTGATTTCACCGTGATAGAGGACGGCATCGAGAAGGAGCCTGAGCGGGTCCATGTTGGAGATCTCCCCATCATGTGCAGGTCAAAGAAATGCAACCTCTACAAGGAGAGCCTGGAGGATGAGAGGGAACTCACTCATGAGGAGTACGAGTGGAAGCTCATAGAGGAAGGAGAGGATCCCAGCGACCCTGGCGGCTACTTTATCATCGGTGGAACTGAGAGGGTCCTGATATCACTGGAGGACCTGGCTCCAAATCGTGTCATGGTAGAGTTCAACGAGCGTTACGGGACCAGGCTGGAGGTGGCCAAGGTCTTCTCCCAGAGGGAGGGTTACAGAGCCCTCACGCTCGTGGAGAAGAAGAAGGACGGCATGCTGATGGTCACAGTTCCCGCCGCATCAGGTCAGATCCCCCTTGTCGCGCTGATGAAGGCATTGGGAATGGACAGCGATGAGGAGATCTACCAGGCAATCGTGAGCGTACCCGAGATGGCCAACATAGTGTACGCGAACATAGAGGAGTGCCAGGACAGCAAGATGTTCCCGCCCAACGGGATTTTCACCACCGATGACGCGCTGCTGTACCTGGAGAGGAAGTTCGCGACCGGCCAGGCCAAGGAGTACAGGGTGAAGAAGGTGGAGTCTATCATCGACCGGTCCCTGCTCCCCCACCTGGGCGATACCCAGGAGGACCGCCTCAAGAAGGCCATATTCCTGGGAAGGATCGCACGATCAGTTCTGGAACTTTCACTGGGGCTCAGGAAGGAGGATGACAAGGACCACTACGCCAATAAGAGGCTCAAGCTGTCTGGCGACCTCATGGAAGACCTTTTCCGCGTAGCGTACACCAACCTCATGAAGGACCTCAAGTACCAACTTGAGAGGAACTACGCCCGCAAGAAGGACCTGAGAATAGCCTCCGCTATAAGGCCTGATCTTCTAACCCACAGGCTGCTCCATGCCCTGGCCACAGGAAACTGGGTCGGGGGAAGGGCAGGCGTGAGCCAGCTCTTGGACCGTACCTCCAACATGAGTACCATATCCCACCTGAGAAGGATCACATCATCACTCACCAGATCGCAGCCGCACTTCGAGGCTCGAGATCTGCACCCCACTCAGTGGGGCCGTCTGTGCCCCAACGAGACCCCTGAGGGTCAGAACTGCGGTCTGGTCAAGAACGCGGCCCTCATCATCGATGTTTCGGAGGGCTTCAGGGAAGAGGACGTACACTGGCTGCTTCGTGACCTGGGAGTGAAGGAGGTCAAAGGACAGCAGCAGACCGGCACCCGCGTCTACGTCAACGGGGACCTGGTGGGCGTCCATGACAAATCAAAGGAACTTGTCCACGAGATCAGGCAGAGGAGGCGCTGTGGCCTTCTCTCCCATGAGATCAACGTTCGGCATGACGAGGAGATGGACGAGATCATCATCAACTGCGATGAGGGAAGATTGCGCCGCCCACTTCTGGTCATTGCCAACGGAAGGACCGTCCTGACCAGGAAGCACCTGGAGGACATTCAGGATGGCAGGGCCCGATGGTCCGATCTTCTCCGCGACGGCGTCCTAGAATGGCTGGACGCCGAGGAGGAAGAGGACTGCTACATCGCTGTAGAGCCTTTCCATGTGCCCAACCGATGCCCCAACTGCGCTACCGCGCTATCACCGTCCGACGTGGATTGGATCAACCCGGGCGGCGAGGAGGGAAGCATCGTTCTTCAGTGCCTGCACTGCAATGGTCAGATCACAGTTCCGACCCTGCTCGGCAAGGAGCACACCCACATGGAACTTGATCCCATGTGCATCCTGGGCGCCTGTTCAGGCCTGGTTCCATATCCAGAGCACAACTCCTCTCCAAGGGTGACCATGGGAGCGGGAATGGCCAAGCAGTCTTTGGGTCTGGCCACATCCAATTACAGGCGCAGACCCGACACGAGAGGTCATCTTCTCCATTACCCCCAGAAACCCATGGCTCAGACCAATACCATGGAGTTCGTGCATTTCAACGAGCGTCCTGCTGGACAGAACTTCGTCGTGGCTGTTCTTTCATACCACGGTTATAATATGGAGGACGCTCTGGTCCTGAACAAATCCAGCGTTCAGAGAGGCCTGGGACGGTCCACCTTCATGAGGACATACCGTGCTGAGGAGCGCCGATATCCCGGTGGTCAGGAGGACCACTTTGAGATACCCTCTCCCGATGTCAGGGGGGCAAGGGCAGACATGGCCTACACAAGCCTCAGCGAGGACGGCCTGATATCGCCCGAGACGGCGGTGAGTGGCGGTGATGTTCTCATTGGAAAGACGTCGCCACCCAGGTTCCTTGAGGAAGATACTGATTTCCTGACTCCGCAGAAGAGGAGGGAGACTTCCATAACCGTTAGACCTGGCGAATCTGGTTGGGTTGACAGCGTGATGCTTACCGAGTCCGAGAACGGGAGCCGTCTGGTCAAGGTCAAGGTGAGGGATCAAAGGATTCCAGAGCTTGGAGACAAGTTCGCTTCCAGGCACGGCCAGAAGGGCGTGATCGGTCTTCTAGCACCTCAGGAGGACATGCCTTTCACTTCGCAAGGCGTGATTCCTGACCTGGTCATCAATCCCCACGCCATCCCGTCGCGTATGACTGTCGCCCATGTCCTTGAGATGATCGGCGGAAAGGTTGGGTCCATGGAAGCCCGCCTGGTCGATGGTACACCGTTCTCCGGAGAGAAGGAGCAGGCTCTGAGGGAAGCCCTGGTACGCAATGGATACAAGCACTCAGGGAAGGAGGTCATGTACGATGGTCGGACAGGTCGCATGATTCCTGCTGATATCTTCATCGGTGTGATCTATTACCAGAAACTTCACCATATGGTCTCGGGCAAGTTGCATGTTAGATCCCGTGGACCTGTTCAGATACTCACCAGGCAACCCACAGAAGGCCGTTCGAGACAGGGCGGCCTGAGGTTCGGAGAGATGGAAAGGGACTGCCTCATAGGCCATGGAGCTGCCATGGTCATAAAGGACCGTCTGCTCGACGAGTCGGACGGGACCATGCAGTATGTCTGCGGTAACGCTAACTGCGGGCACGTGGCCATGATGGACCGCAGGGGATCACTTCGCTGCCCAGTATGTAGCAACAACACCAATGTCCACCTGGTGCAGACCTCATATGCATTCAAATTGCTGCTTGATGAACTGCTATCGCTTGGCGTTGCCATGCGACTTCAACTGGAGGATTTGCGATGA
- a CDS encoding DNA-directed RNA polymerase subunit H has product MGFNVLEHELVPEHYLLSEEEAGEVLSRMNLSRDQLPKIRHSDACIKILENIYGPISEGRVIKVVRKSLTAEQFVAYRLVIRG; this is encoded by the coding sequence ATAGGTTTTAATGTCTTAGAGCACGAACTCGTGCCCGAACACTATCTGCTCTCCGAGGAGGAAGCCGGAGAGGTCTTGAGTAGGATGAATTTGAGCCGGGATCAGCTTCCCAAGATTCGGCATAGCGATGCTTGCATCAAGATTCTAGAAAACATTTACGGTCCCATATCGGAAGGCCGAGTAATCAAGGTTGTAAGGAAGAGCCTGACCGCGGAGCAGTTCGTGGCCTACCGTCTGGTCATCAGAGGGTGA